The Mesoterricola silvestris sequence TCGCGCAATTCGGCGTGTCCGGAAGCCTGGGGACCCTCGCCGGCGATGTGGGGTATCCGGCGGCGCCCTTCATCCAGGTGGGATCCACGGGCGCCTTGATTCTGGGGATCCTGGACGCCGCCGGGGACGTGCAGGACTGGCACTACCAGGAGAGCATCGACACGAATGCCATCCAGTGCCGCTGGCCCAGGCGGATCCTGGTGGTGGAGGGGGATGTGGCCTACGAGTTCACCTATGTGAGCCACCGATTCCGGACCCAGCTCCGTCCCTACCTCGTCAACACGTCCCGCACCTCCCTCTTCAGCGCCAACTATGCCCTCACCCACATCCGGAACCGCTTCGGGGAACGCGTCGACTTCACCTACGCTCCGGATGGGATCGGCTACACCGCCACGTGGAGCACGAACCCATCGGTCCGGATCCAGGTCGCCGTGGAGGGATCCGTGGGGGCGCCGGGCATGCCGAGCCTGGTCTCCAGCGCCTATGGCATGGGCGCCCTGACGCGGGTCCGGGTCTCCTACCAAGGCATCAGCCACCCCGTTTCCAGCTTCCTGCTGGATCTGGGCTGCCCGAAACCCATGGAGGCGTTGACCCTGGAAACCGGAGGCGAACCGGACAGCGCCGTCACGAAGCAGCTCCACGGCCAGCGGAAAATGAACGTGGTCTGGGGCGAGGCCGCCCACTGCCTCCAGCCCGTGAAGGTCCAGCAAACGGATACGGGCGAATCCGTCCAGTTCGCGTACGCCGTGGCCGGGACCGGCGCGACCTGGGATGGCGTGACCGTTTCGCCGACCGTCCTGAGGAGCGTGACCCTGCCCAACCGGATCGTCACCCTTGACTGGAAGCCGTACACCTACCAGGCCAACAGCTCCCCCAACGCCTGGGGCATCGCCCCGTCCAGCCAGCGGCGTCCTTCCTGGGCCTTCGGCGTGTCGGGCCTGACGGATGCGGACCTGATATCCGGCTCGGAACGCGCCACCGGCTACACCCGGGTCGTGCCGCAGCTCAACTGGCTCACCGCGGTGCCGCCCGTCGGCACCGATCTGACCGAGTCCTGGGTTTCCACCGCGTTCTACACGGCCGTCACGACCCCCGACGGGCAGGTGGCCGTCCACCGGTTCGTGGAGCCCGACCCCGCGAACGGGATGCAATTCCTGGCCTACCTCAAGCACGTGGAGCGCGAGACCCGCTACTACGCGGCCGGAGTGGGTTGGGAGGCGGACCTGCCGACCCCCGATCCCGGCGCCAGCTCGGCCTACAAGTGGGTGGTGAAGGACCGCCTCAGCGTGCACGCCCCGGGCAACGCCCGGGGGGTGCTGACGGACTACCCGGTGCCCTATGCGACCCGCACCCGCACCTGGGACAAGGATGCCCAGACCTTCACCGCGGAGGAGACGACGAACTGGGAGGCCTCCGGCCTGGGGTGGACCCAGGTCCACCGCACCACGGCGCTATCCGCCTCCCCCTCCCTCGGGTTCGACGTGTGGAATCTGGCCAGCCAGGGCGCCGGCTGGAGCTCGCCGGGGGCGGCGTCGGGCACGGAGGACCTGGTGGTCCGAACCCTCGATTCGCGGATCCCCCAGTGGCTCCTCGGCCGGGTGGCCACCGAGACCACCTCCCGGGGAACCGACGCGACCCAGAACGGCAGCACCGCGAATCCTCCACCCAAGGTGGCCCGGGAACGGGATGGTGCCCTGAATACCCTCAGGTCCGTGACCACGGGGGACCCGGCGAGCCTTGCCGTGGTCACCACCCTGGATTACCAGGGAGCCTCGGGCCTTGCCGCCGCCGAAATGCTGAAGGCGACCCTTTCCAGTCCCAACGGCCTCGCCTTCAGCGGGAGCATGGGCGTCGCCGCCTACGGGTACGACGGCAACGGCTATCTGTCGAGCATCGGCGTCCGGCCCAACGCCGGCCTCCTCCTGACCTCGGGCCAGGACCAGGACGAAGTGGGCCGGCCAACGGCCCAGCGTGACGCCGACAACCGGACGACCACGTTCGAGTGGGACGGGGCCGGACGCCTCACCCGCATCACGCCGCCCGGCATGCAGGCCACGGAGATCGCCTACGACGACGTTTCCCACCGGGGCCTGACCGTCACCCGCGGCGCCCAGGTCCAGGCGCTCCGCTATAACGGGTACGGAGAACTCGTCCTGGAGCGTCGCCTCGACCCCAACGGCGGGTGGTCCCACCGGATCCACGGCTACGACGGCGCGGGCCGCCCCACGGGTGAAACGGTCTGGTTGTCCGGGGACGGAGCCGACCACGAGACCCAGTGGATGCTCCCGAACCTGACCCGCCAAACGACCGTGACGGTCCCCGGGGAATCCGTCTGTAAGAAGTGGGGCGCCATCAATCCCGATACCGGCGAAAGGGCCTGCCTCCAGTGGCAGACCAGCCCGCCCACGACCACCGTGACCGCGGCGCTGTACCGGGGTTCTTCGCTCACCTACGATTCCCGGGGAAGGGCCGACACGTCCATCGATCCGGCCGGCCTGACCACCGTGACCGCCTACCCGGCATCGGCCGGATTCAAGAAGGTGGTGACCGTTGCCGGCACCCGCACGACGCAGTTCCTCCATGACGCCGCGGGCCGCCTGAAGGCGGTCACGGACGCCCTGGGCCAGGTGGCCGCCTACGGCTACGACGCCTCGAACCGCCTCGTCAGCGTGAGCCAGTCCAGCGGTTCCCACAGCCAGGCCCGGTCCTGGACCTACAACGCGCTGGGCTGGCTCACCTCGCTGGAGCAGCCGGAAAGCGGCACCACCACCTATTCCGGATTCACGGTCGCGGGCCGGCCCCAGGTCACGGACTACAACGGCAGGTCCGTGACGGCCACCCCCGACGGGCTGGGCCGGGTGCTTTCCGTCGTTTCCAGCGACGGCACCGTGAACCAGAGCTTCACCTATGACACGGCGCCCGGCGGCAGAGGCAAGCCCGCCTGGAGCCAGGATGGGCAGATCCAGGCCACGTACGGGTACGACGGCACCACCGGGCGGCTCAGCACCTTGACGACCCTGGCCGCGGGCCAGAGTCTCACCCAGACGCTGGGCTACGACGCGTATGGCAACCGGACCTCGGGTTCCACGGGGCACGCGGACTGGACCCAAAGCTATTTCGAAGCCGCCGGCCTCCCCAGGCTCCTCTCGAGCGGAGGCCAGACCATCGCGGACAGCAGCGACTGGTCGACCAGCTTCGAGCCGGTGAGCTGGCTTCCCCGGGCCGTGGCCTACGGAAACGGGGCATCCAGCCACTTCTCCTACGGCCCGGACCAGATGCGGCTGGGGACCCTGGAGCACTTCGGTGCGGGAAACGCCGCCCTGGAGCGCTGGGGCTACGCGTACGATCCCGCCGGGAACCTGGCCCAGGTCCTGGATCTCAGGACCCTGGAGACGGACGT is a genomic window containing:
- a CDS encoding RHS repeat domain-containing protein; this translates as MSTSINLLFITLALVGMPGVLRAQSFQSSFSEVKFDRAKGPATLNAGVQVDVASGAASMEIPFGPGIGQRGLTFRPTLSLRIAPQVAVSSIFETYVAQVSSRGTLYYNTTTVDTIYQRGYGTSSFSPGSFDLALGSTDETQSAYRLPGGGGTLVGTVPPSMTAAAAGQLLAQFGVSGSLGTLAGDVGYPAAPFIQVGSTGALILGILDAAGDVQDWHYQESIDTNAIQCRWPRRILVVEGDVAYEFTYVSHRFRTQLRPYLVNTSRTSLFSANYALTHIRNRFGERVDFTYAPDGIGYTATWSTNPSVRIQVAVEGSVGAPGMPSLVSSAYGMGALTRVRVSYQGISHPVSSFLLDLGCPKPMEALTLETGGEPDSAVTKQLHGQRKMNVVWGEAAHCLQPVKVQQTDTGESVQFAYAVAGTGATWDGVTVSPTVLRSVTLPNRIVTLDWKPYTYQANSSPNAWGIAPSSQRRPSWAFGVSGLTDADLISGSERATGYTRVVPQLNWLTAVPPVGTDLTESWVSTAFYTAVTTPDGQVAVHRFVEPDPANGMQFLAYLKHVERETRYYAAGVGWEADLPTPDPGASSAYKWVVKDRLSVHAPGNARGVLTDYPVPYATRTRTWDKDAQTFTAEETTNWEASGLGWTQVHRTTALSASPSLGFDVWNLASQGAGWSSPGAASGTEDLVVRTLDSRIPQWLLGRVATETTSRGTDATQNGSTANPPPKVARERDGALNTLRSVTTGDPASLAVVTTLDYQGASGLAAAEMLKATLSSPNGLAFSGSMGVAAYGYDGNGYLSSIGVRPNAGLLLTSGQDQDEVGRPTAQRDADNRTTTFEWDGAGRLTRITPPGMQATEIAYDDVSHRGLTVTRGAQVQALRYNGYGELVLERRLDPNGGWSHRIHGYDGAGRPTGETVWLSGDGADHETQWMLPNLTRQTTVTVPGESVCKKWGAINPDTGERACLQWQTSPPTTTVTAALYRGSSLTYDSRGRADTSIDPAGLTTVTAYPASAGFKKVVTVAGTRTTQFLHDAAGRLKAVTDALGQVAAYGYDASNRLVSVSQSSGSHSQARSWTYNALGWLTSLEQPESGTTTYSGFTVAGRPQVTDYNGRSVTATPDGLGRVLSVVSSDGTVNQSFTYDTAPGGRGKPAWSQDGQIQATYGYDGTTGRLSTLTTLAAGQSLTQTLGYDAYGNRTSGSTGHADWTQSYFEAAGLPRLLSSGGQTIADSSDWSTSFEPVSWLPRAVAYGNGASSHFSYGPDQMRLGTLEHFGAGNAALERWGYAYDPAGNLAQVLDLRTLETDVFGYDALNRLVSATLQSPSYGPQSQTFTYDAFGNRISGATTSPGTVCPSTAYVSFDPNDAALWGHNRLPVQMANGAYTGAQYDAQGNLTQVFERPGESGKVITLGYDALGRVTSVEHSSRGVQERYQYRADGLRTVIQDYLGGTYQKSRIQLYNDARQLVSQWEVSPSGSLTWTRDVFYVGTQGTAERDSAGLHVTQVDHLGSPRVVTGPAGTVESRQKYLPFGELLEQSGTFRTAKGFTGHEQTDASGLIYMQARFYLPQYGRFASPDPARDQHFEFTQSWNINSYVQNNPVMSTDPTGLQEVPKDPREVTEEASVIPTKREDSGFGDMTMRNKENRKASKAEKPAGWITIHSSTRGEAGITAGHSYIEITTAEGEHHTYGTWGNTSGGGNLGLREDFELKMTPTGEATRTQEMNGDQLRAVLGLVQAAKEKGRDAWSLGNPCSTFAHAAWEAGTGEDLKFTKGGVSNPTSLKEGIIAANGGVAHGGLSKIPADQNRTHRAPMSPFLNSLGPALSSVF